From the Argopecten irradians isolate NY chromosome 13, Ai_NY, whole genome shotgun sequence genome, one window contains:
- the LOC138306485 gene encoding uncharacterized protein, whose amino-acid sequence MENTTVRDSDSDSDTNTSESHPGPDGAFNTSMAQVAVCSSNETFECSAISIPSEDKERKNASPVSLENQSKKDSNSESDSNGGESNLSPEDTGTTAVVEIAVCSSGETLKESSFPETSEEKNEINGKKDYSMIQDKDGPPDDLSITAEVGGTSSKSLDDKDDPRM is encoded by the exons ATGGAGAATACGACTGTCAGAGATTCCGACAGCGACTCTGATACCAACACCAGCGAATCACATCCAGGTCCCGATGGCGCCTTTAACACTAGTATGGCGCAGGTCGCTGTATGTTCGTCGAATGAAACATTCGAATGTTCCGCAATATCTATACCATCCGAAGATAAAGAAAGGAAAAATG CATCACCTGTTAGTTTGGAAAATCAAAGTAAGAAAGATTCCAACTCCGAATCTGACTCTAACGGCGGCGAATCAAATCTAAGTCCCGAAGATACCGGAACTACTGCAGTGGTAGAAATCGCTGTATGTTCGTCGGGTGAGACACTCAAGGAGTCCTCATTTCCTGAAACTTCCGAAGAAAAAAATGAGATAAATGGAAAGAAGGACTACTCAATGATCCAAGATAAAGACGGTCCACCAGACGATCTGTCAATAACAGCCGAagttggtggtacatcatcaaaATCTCTCGATGATAAAGATGATCCACGTATGTAG